CAGGTTATTTcccagctcctcaaccttgctCTCGTAGAACTTTTCGGCCGACTTGAGTTTCTGTATGGTGGTCAATCAGTGAACAGTTCCGAGCTTGCCAGGATCACAAATACCTTTTCAACCAAGAATCCAGTGCCTACATCCACCAATACAGTATCGGCATCTGTGAGCTCACCACGAACGTAGAGTGAGTTGGTGAGAGGAACCAGTACAGAGTTGGATCCTGGTGGAGCATGTCAGGTGCTATTCAGGAAGCGAGACAGTGCGCTGAGTGGGAAGCGGCTAAGCAGGTGAATTATGTACCTTCGGGAGCGGCAGCGCGGCTTTTCACGCATTGGAGGCAGTCTTTAAACTTGTTCTGGGCGGCATGGAGTTGTGCGAACGACGTCGTCAAGTGCTCgagctcttcatcaagctgcttcttgacttgggcAAGCTGCTGGGGCTCTAGCGTATCGAGGTTGACTATAGCGCCAGTAGAGTCAGCAAATGGATATTCAGAATGAGTTACTGGGTAGCTTTACTggtttcttgtcttccaGTCATCTTTTCGGTGTATACTGAAGTAGCGGCGGGCAGGCAGGAGTTGTCGTGAATTGCTTCGAGGTGCCTTTGAATGCCCCTCCAAGGTCTCGCTTGAGCAATAAAATGACGTGGGGTTGTTGAATTCTACTAACGGGGGTGCTATAGGCACTGTCGCTGATTGATTTTGCCCGCACACCTCCTTGCTACTAACCTGTAAGGCACCTAATCTAGTAGGTAGCTGCATTATGATCTTaggcaggtaggtactgAAGTATTTAGtggccttctcttccattgTTTTACCCTGATGCTTACATTTTAGTTaattcttttctctcttgacTTGTTTGATTTTATCGATCTGTGTTGCTATGAACTGTGCTTTGTTTGTTATACATTCGCTTCGAATGTAGTAGTTATGTGATACTAACTCAGGTCCATCCCTTACAGCTGATTCAATAAATTTGAGATGAATTCTGGCAGAGCGTCAACCTTTACAGTTTCCTTGATCGAAAGTCGTCTGCATTGAACCTCGCAAGTTCCATTCTCTTTGAAAGATCTTCCCATGATAACCAAGACAGGAAACCCTACTATATCggcatctttcatcttccagaCAAATGAACGCTGGCGATCATCGAGAACAACGTCCAAGCTATTACGCGAATTGTCGCCCGCGGCAAGCAAGTCGTAAATTCTCAGAGAGTCTTCGGCTAAGTCTGGTGTAGATATGATCGCAACCTCAAACGGTGCAATGGCTCGGGGCCAATTCAGTCCTTGCTCGTCCGCGAGAATCTCTGCAACAGCACCAAAGATTCTCGAAATGCCAACGCCATGGCAGCCCATTTGTAGAGGAATGCGACTCCCTGGGGCCAGTCCCTCTTCCGCAGCTGTCGCCGGAATCCCCGAGCGTGGTAAAGTGACACAGGCATCGAGTGGTACTGAATAGCGAGTTCCAAGTTGGAATGTGTGGCCGCATTCTAAAGCACGATGGATTTTTAATGCGCCATCTTCACATCGAGGGCAggcatcgccatcaatgATACGTGCCAAATTCAGCCCGCCACCAGAGGCTGTACTGCCAATTGTTGAATACTCAGCTTGGAAtcgttgaagatctttggGTAACAACGGCAACTGGTCGCGAACCCTTTCAAATGCCGGTACAAGtcttccatcaacaacattgatCACTTTTGTCGT
This genomic interval from Fusarium verticillioides 7600 chromosome 1, whole genome shotgun sequence contains the following:
- a CDS encoding prefoldin, alpha subunit; the protein is MTGRQETINLDTLEPQQLAQVKKQLDEELEHLTTSFAQLHAAQNKFKDCLQCVKSRAAAPEGSNSVLVPLTNSLYVRGELTDADTVLVDVGTGFLVEKKLKSAEKFYESKVEELGNNLKDLEVIVQRKQTNARTIEEVLRQKIMAGQGQGDQQA